In Planctomycetia bacterium, one DNA window encodes the following:
- a CDS encoding (d)CMP kinase: MIITIDGPAGSGKSTAARKLAGKLSIAYLDTGAMYRALALAAIQNGARLKDDAALIQIARQSNVHVDCGPTFTRVLLNGVDVSEEVRSMAVNQATSFVARIAEIRKLLVEKQREIGRQLGSLVTEGRDQGSVVFPDADLKFFLDASLERRAMRRYQELIADGEETSYDLILENLRERDGNDQHQWAPLLHPATAIAIDTTQMTIHEVVERLLEEVRKRQLVAR; this comes from the coding sequence ATGATCATCACGATTGACGGGCCGGCCGGTTCAGGAAAGAGCACCGCGGCACGCAAACTGGCGGGCAAACTGTCGATTGCCTACCTCGATACGGGCGCGATGTATCGCGCGCTGGCGCTCGCGGCAATCCAGAACGGCGCCCGCCTGAAAGACGACGCGGCGCTGATCCAAATCGCCCGACAGAGTAACGTCCATGTGGATTGCGGCCCGACGTTCACGCGCGTGCTGCTCAACGGCGTCGACGTGAGCGAAGAGGTGCGCAGCATGGCGGTCAATCAGGCCACGAGTTTTGTGGCGCGCATTGCGGAGATTCGCAAGCTGCTGGTGGAAAAGCAACGGGAGATCGGCCGCCAGCTCGGCTCGCTGGTGACCGAAGGGCGCGATCAGGGAAGCGTGGTGTTTCCCGATGCGGACTTGAAATTCTTCCTCGACGCATCCCTGGAGCGACGTGCCATGCGGCGCTACCAGGAACTGATCGCGGACGGCGAAGAGACGTCTTACGACCTGATTCTCGAGAACCTGCGCGAACGCGACGGCAATGATCAGCACCAGTGGGCGCCGCTGCTGCACCCTGCCACGGCCATTGCCATTGACACGACGCAGATGACCATTCACGAAGTGGTGGAGCGGCTGCTCGAAGAGGTACGCAAGCGGCAACTGGTCGCCCGTTGA
- a CDS encoding 1-acyl-sn-glycerol-3-phosphate acyltransferase codes for MPTMDTAPPRMRCFYRFMRFLSRMLFKIYFRGRAFHVERVPDAGGVLIVSNHQSYFDPVAVGQALPREISFMARDTLFRNPIFGRLIRALNAFPVRRGAADVGAVKEALRQLRNGWAVVIFPEATRSPDGRLGPINPNSLAIAKRAEVPIVPTIVDGAFEAWPRSQRWPSPRPVHVTYAEPIQVEQVREWTLEQITETITKRMQAALEASKDRRHGESSSKPPA; via the coding sequence TTGCCAACCATGGACACCGCGCCGCCGCGCATGCGATGCTTCTACCGCTTCATGCGGTTCCTGTCCCGGATGTTGTTTAAGATTTATTTCCGAGGGCGCGCCTTTCACGTCGAGCGCGTGCCGGACGCGGGCGGTGTGCTGATCGTCTCGAACCACCAGAGCTACTTCGACCCGGTGGCCGTCGGGCAGGCGCTGCCGCGCGAAATCAGCTTCATGGCACGCGACACCCTGTTTCGCAATCCGATCTTCGGTCGACTGATCCGCGCGTTGAATGCCTTCCCCGTGCGCCGCGGCGCCGCCGATGTCGGCGCGGTCAAGGAAGCGCTTCGGCAACTGCGGAACGGCTGGGCGGTTGTCATCTTTCCGGAGGCCACGCGCTCGCCGGACGGCCGCCTCGGTCCGATCAACCCGAACAGCCTCGCGATCGCCAAGCGTGCCGAAGTGCCCATTGTGCCGACGATCGTGGATGGTGCATTTGAAGCGTGGCCGCGCTCGCAGCGATGGCCGTCACCCAGGCCGGTCCATGTAACGTATGCTGAACCGATCCAAGTCGAACAAGTGCGGGAATGGACGCTGGAACAAATCACGGAAACCATCACCAAACGGATGCAAGCGGCGCTGGAAGCTTCAAAGGACCGCCGGCACGGCGAGTCGTCTTCGAAGCCTCCGGCATGA
- the aspS gene encoding aspartate--tRNA ligase: protein MPLPYNERTHDCGALRGSDVGKTVLLAGWVDNFRDHGGMVFIDLRDRGGITQIRFNPDTDPKAHEIARGLRSEYVIAVRGEVISRGSNVNPNLPTGEIEIAAREIDLLSKSKTPPFEIADDIETNEDLRLENRVLDIRRTPMKKALMLRHRITKTVRDYFDRHGFLEIETPILCKSTPEGARDYLVPSRLQHGSFYALPQSPQIFKQLLMIAGLDRYMQIARCFRDEDLRADRQPEFTQVDIEMAFVQPENVMHHVEACMAEIAKAAIGLDMHLPLPRISYAQAMRDYGRDAPDLRYGMTIKDVTDAVKASEFRVFADAIASGGIVRCIVVPGGAAMTRKETDGLTEEIKGVGAGGLPLVKVVEEGGKIVFQTGIAKFLENADVQRAIMDASGAKAGDLILFAAGSEANVCKHLGWLRSTVAERRGMIPKDKWAFCWVVDFPLFGWDADSKSIFPMHHPFTSPKDEDLHLLRLEDAAPPPAEDLLKVRAKAYDIVLNGTELGGGSIRIHRSDVQSKIFRLLGLSDAEAKLKFEYLLDALQYGAPPHGGLALGLDRIVMLFGGYSSIRDVIAFPKNARAVDPLTKAPSEVSPEQLKELGIAIVAEKK, encoded by the coding sequence GTGCCACTGCCTTACAACGAACGAACCCACGATTGCGGCGCGCTGCGAGGCAGCGATGTTGGTAAGACCGTCCTCCTGGCCGGTTGGGTGGATAATTTCCGCGACCACGGCGGCATGGTCTTCATCGATCTGCGCGATCGCGGCGGCATCACCCAGATTCGATTCAATCCCGACACCGATCCGAAGGCCCATGAGATCGCCCGCGGCTTGCGGAGCGAGTATGTCATCGCCGTGCGCGGCGAAGTCATCAGCCGTGGCAGCAACGTGAATCCCAATCTGCCGACGGGCGAGATCGAAATCGCCGCGCGCGAGATTGACTTGCTTAGCAAATCGAAAACGCCTCCTTTCGAGATCGCCGACGACATCGAAACCAACGAGGACCTGCGGCTGGAGAACCGCGTACTGGATATTCGCCGCACGCCGATGAAAAAGGCACTGATGTTGCGGCATCGCATCACCAAGACGGTGCGCGATTACTTCGATCGCCATGGATTCCTTGAGATCGAGACGCCGATTCTGTGCAAGAGCACGCCCGAGGGCGCCCGCGACTATCTCGTTCCCTCGCGTTTGCAACACGGCTCGTTCTACGCACTGCCGCAATCGCCGCAGATCTTCAAGCAGCTGCTGATGATCGCCGGGCTGGATCGCTACATGCAGATCGCCCGGTGCTTCCGCGACGAGGACCTTCGCGCCGACCGCCAGCCAGAGTTCACCCAAGTGGACATCGAGATGGCTTTCGTGCAGCCGGAAAACGTCATGCACCACGTCGAAGCCTGCATGGCGGAAATCGCCAAGGCGGCGATCGGCCTGGACATGCACCTTCCCCTGCCACGGATCAGCTACGCACAAGCCATGCGCGATTACGGCCGCGACGCGCCTGATCTGCGCTACGGCATGACCATCAAGGACGTCACCGACGCGGTGAAGGCAAGCGAGTTCCGCGTCTTCGCCGACGCCATCGCTTCCGGAGGCATCGTGCGGTGCATCGTCGTCCCCGGCGGGGCCGCCATGACGCGCAAGGAGACCGACGGCCTCACCGAGGAGATCAAAGGGGTCGGTGCCGGCGGCCTGCCGCTCGTGAAGGTGGTTGAAGAAGGCGGCAAGATTGTATTTCAAACGGGGATTGCCAAGTTCCTGGAGAACGCCGACGTGCAACGGGCGATTATGGACGCCTCCGGCGCGAAGGCCGGCGATTTGATTCTGTTCGCAGCCGGCAGTGAGGCGAATGTCTGCAAGCACCTGGGCTGGTTGCGCTCGACCGTCGCCGAGCGGCGCGGCATGATCCCGAAGGACAAATGGGCGTTCTGCTGGGTCGTGGATTTTCCGCTGTTCGGCTGGGACGCGGATTCAAAGAGCATCTTCCCGATGCATCATCCCTTCACAAGTCCGAAGGACGAAGACCTGCACCTGCTGCGGCTTGAGGATGCCGCGCCGCCGCCGGCCGAGGATTTACTGAAGGTCCGCGCCAAGGCGTATGACATCGTGCTGAATGGCACCGAGCTGGGGGGCGGTTCGATCAGAATTCACCGCAGCGACGTGCAATCGAAGATTTTCAGGCTGCTGGGCCTGTCCGACGCAGAGGCGAAATTGAAGTTTGAATACCTGCTCGACGCGCTCCAATACGGTGCCCCGCCGCACGGCGGGCTGGCGCTGGGATT